The following proteins come from a genomic window of Crassostrea angulata isolate pt1a10 chromosome 1, ASM2561291v2, whole genome shotgun sequence:
- the LOC128155130 gene encoding nuclear receptor coactivator 2-like isoform X2, with the protein MLRQTVCQELPRNITDHAFNRSKCLHERRRRDQENAYFEELAELISASVTDMSALSVKPEKSAILQESLNKIKQLKQEKASSDAVQQSQVSSSKPSVLPTEVLGPLLLEALDGFLFVVNSQGKIEFVSDNVTEYLQYSQDDLIGKSVYNIIHIGDHDQFNYSYLPMSLGSLIPWPSDSTVAKGRTFNCRMLVKPPYDENDDVETKQTYVSQYENLQISAISQPGEKFSDGAEHSEGLSCLVCIARRLSFNEKTNTMLGIEQFTTKQDINGKIISHDTSGIVRGHYSCPDFTGQNIQDFCHLNDVQTLSKHFQEVLKTKSNTSSVYRFKLQDNRYVFVQTRSQLYENGNNGDHSFIMSTHSIIRECDSDVELKGSASTSLMKSIIGQSNTSVPNNQREQNSVRGLPNNISPMAVLSAINQPFQNSLSQAIEDVGDQFDPSSNSWDFLDPPFPGNSGLGGAIPVSHNNNNGFSSGNSANLNSWNNMQPQMKMGNSQQQQHLVRNVLNMQPQPNSDKQRQLSLNFPRSNSYEGGGQKSPSFASSPRGNQYPPSSQRGMHGAMGMNSQRSPGSSMGQNPRMSPAAGVMNYPMQRTPPISSVSQNSWGRVHHSGGQFSAPQTPTSSMMSPPNDGHHQALQNLGGGISPSPRRSGEFTFPSSARPGKLSQLLSGSNLSSDLFKGNSTESVQSSTKDRPSGEGVVTKSPADSMHQSPQPGPGQSPPEKPQSTTNTDDSDKEAHRNVILKQLLSTDDDEEECNEAAPTEDTKGSDGKADMEKNEAEPKKPSNALLKKLLSDDGEKKDGKSRDRSRQTSGDLLQILLNEEESGSSPVIATAESTSHENDLFLRQRHQSGPQEPQSTTPSTSLPQPCLPPYSQEHHPATPVSAAPSEAGKKSDAIGDKALNSLLNCLWEKGDNDPLPKPSRKRKASGTDGSVDSTDMELGMSSQQQGKMGNNFRNKNVLLAQLLSKRTPSEAVVNTGRLLVSSDPCELPQSRFTVPEKQMNLRLIDSKRLSTEKEKENLKDSFQGFSNSSQYGSLDNSVKTSVGSSCASSMMSTVNTSSFNGISIPSSGTNVTSVSSEYDELQKILGFGSNNVTCDSMSNPVSGMDIDSSGTPDPLLAEILKQAADLEQEHILHTSSSMPNISQDMNCLTGASGGDLNHVASSEDLQLLSQLEQVIQDPNFNIGSLPGLEQEPQQSDDRAAIRRIQNQLMSEDPFPAVSSMGQMNNLGQNLSSQASIPQQNNYGMSSNPQHPMSSPIGGGGMDMQYQHMASQQSPLPTQAGPRFPQGAQKFLPQGPRHSNPQGGSLNSALQSGGSQQQQRPMGYQSMASQVRQSLLQQQKLKQLRERQAAQQQQRQMMHRQLSQQFNQRFSPSIDNSPMQPYTENLSELMNSGTVPNVTLQRNQIPGPMSPRFSGMQHQQHPSLSQLIRPGPSTPNSQMSPHFNQQQNQWNMRQQQAQQPAMQSPISNSVPKSNPILMNRHRSFSGGTMTTNNQGGHFQFPDQMGNSGQMGLLQQQQQQTMMAQNRMMRQMSLPPGHASPRAPASPFGNSPDPLLMSPHSSISPRQNPQTSQVSPPFNHTSSLASSVMPPSSMANSHPNMISQNYTDFDLLDSSKSMPMQQKSTSQYVKEELRNICNARSEKHLQQQQQQQQQGMSQGLPPPPVSQTTPSTPQPPTSVEYSELPNYIIEQISEMQQEQQAKTDFNFDDFKEADVLALKRKEAREIYQQFRQLSEKTEPVVPENPEIKASAVFRSQLMTPHNANGPHLPLPDDLARLKPDQVQVVAKEPRGNIEDIKPADHSKNSLLQQLLSE; encoded by the exons GCTCTGGACGGCTTTCTTTTTGTTGTCAACAGCCAGGGAAAGATTGAATTTGTTTCCGACAACGTTACAGAATATTTACAGTATTCCCAG gatgaTCTGATTGGAAAAAGTGTTTACAACATTATACATATCGGTGACCATGATCAATTCAACTACAGCTATCTTCCCATGTCATTGG GGAGTTTGATACCATGGCCCAGTGACTCCACAGTAGCAAAGGGAAGAACATTTAATTGTCGCATGCTCGTTAAACCCCCAT ATGATGAGAATGATGATGTAGAAACTAAACAGACTTACGTGTCACAGTATGAAAATCTTCAGATCTCAGCCATCTCACAACCCGGGGAAAAATTCTCAGATGGTGCTGAACACTCAG AAGGGCTATCATGCTTAGTGTGTATTGCACGTCGCCTTTCTTTCAACGAAAAGACAAATACAATGCTGGGGATTGAACAGTTTACAACAAAACAGGATATCAATGGAAAAATAATCTCTCACGATACCAG tGGAATTGTTCGAGGTCATTATTCATGCCCAGACTTTACTGGACAAAATATTCAAGATTTCTGTCACCTTAATGATGTTCAAacattgtcaaaacatttccaAGAAG TGCTGAAGACAAAAAGTAATACAAGTAGTGTGTACCGTTTTAAACTACAAGACAATCGATACGTATTTGTGCAAACACGTAGTCAGCTTTACGAAAACGGCAACAATGGAGACCATAGCTTTATCATGTCAACCCACTCCATCATACGAGAATGTGACTCCGACGTTGAGCTTAAAGGCTCTGCGTCCACAAGTTTAATGAAATCCATCATTGGACAGTCGAATACTTCGGTGCCCAATAACCAAAGAGAACAGAACTCTGTGCGTGGATTACCAAACAATATATCTCCAATGGCGGTGTTAAGTGCTATAAATCAACCTTTTCAGAACTCTCTGAGCCAGGCTATAGAGGATGTTGGGGATCAATTCGACCCCTCTTCCAACAGTTGGGACTTTTTAGATCCTCCGTTCCCTGGAAATTCTGGACTCGGTGGCGCTATTCCTGTTTCTCATAACAATAACAATGGATTCTCCTCAGGAAATTCAGCCAATCTTAATAGTTGGAATAACATGCAGCCACAAATGAAGATGGGAAACTCCCAACAACAGCAGCATCTGGTGCGAAATGTGTTAAACATGCAGCCACAGCCTAACTCTGACAAACAGAGGCAACTGTCGTTAAACTTTCCCAGAAGTAACTCTTATGAGGGAGGAGGTCAGAAAAGCCCTAGTTTTGCTTCCAGTCCTAGAGGTAATCAGTATCCTCCATCAAGTCAAAGGGGCATGCATGGTGCAATGGGCATGAATAGTCAGAGAAGCCCTGGGAGCAGCATGGGTCAGAACCCTCGCATGTCTCCAGCCGCTGGGGTAATGAACTACCCCATGCAGCGTACCCCGCCCATTTCTTCAG TGAGTCAGAACTCCTGGGGGCGTGTTCATCACAGTGGGGGACAGTTCTCGGCCCCACAGACACCAACTAGTAGCATGATGTCTCCTCCCAATGACGGTCACCATCAGGCCTTGCAGAACTTGGGGGGTGGAATTAGCCCCTCCCCAAGGAGGTCTGGAGAGTTCACATTTCCGTCGTCAGCACGGCCGGGAAAACTGAGTCAACTCTTGTCTGGGAGTAATCTTAGCTCGGACCTGTTCAAAGGGAACTCTACAGAGTCTGTCCAGTCCTCAACCAAGGACCGCCCAAGCGGTGAGGGCGTAGTGACAAAATCCCCGGCGGACAGCATGCATCAGTCACCGCAGCCTGGGCCAGGCCAGAGTCCCCCGGAGAAACCACAGAGCACTACGAACACGGATGACTCTGATAAAGAGGCCCACAGGAATGTGATCTTGAAGCAGCTGCTGAGCACGGACGATGACGAGGAGGAATGTAATGAGGCGGCTCCCACGGAGGACACAAAGGGGTCAGACGGCAAGGCCGACATGGAGAAAAATGAGGCCGAACCAAAGAAACCCTCAAACGCTCTGCTAAAG AAATTACTAAGTGATGATGGAGAGAAAAAAGATGGAAAATCTCGAGACCGCTCAAGACAGACCTCAGGAGATCTTCTGCAGATCCTTCTGAATGAAGAAGAAAGTGGTTCCTCTCCAGTCATCGCCACAGCT GAGAGCACTAGTCATGAGAATGATCTCTTCTTGCGCCAGAGACACCAATCTGGGCCCCAGGAGCCCCAGTCTACCACGCCATCTACCTCCCTCCCACAACCCTGTCTGCCTCCCTACTCCCAGGAGCACCATCCAGCCACACCCGTCAGTGCAGCGCCGAGTGAAGCCGGCAAAAAATCGGACGCCATTGGTGACAAGGCACTGAACTCTCTACTGAACTGTCTTTGGGAAAAAGGGGACAATGACCCCCTCCCGAAGCCCAGCAGAAAGAGAAAGGCTTCAGGCACGGACGGAAGTGTTGATAGTACGGACATGGAATTGGGCATGTCCAGTCAACAGCAGGGGAAGATGGGTAATAACTTTAGAAACAAGAATGTGTTACTTGCTCAGTTGTTGTCAAAGCGGACACCCAGTGAAGCGGTGGTGAACACTGGCCGTCTATTGGTGAGTAGTGATCCCTGTGAGTTGCCGCAAAGTCGCTTCACTGTTCCAGAGAAACAAATGAACTTAAGACTTATTGATTCAAAACGTTTGTCAACggaaaaagaaaaggaaaaccTGAAAGATAGTTTTCAGGGATTTTCTAATTCTAGCCAGTATGGGAGTTTGGACAATTCAGTTAAAACTAGTGTGGGAAGCAGCTGTGCATCCAGCATGATGAGCACTGTGAACACTAGTTCATTCAATGGAATTAGTATACCAAGTTCTGGCACTAATGTAACTTCTGTGTCTAGTGAATATGATGAACTCCAGAAGATTCTGGGATTTGGGTCCAACAATGTGACTTGTGATTCAATGAGTAACCCAGTATCAGGGATGGATATAGATTCCTCAGGGACCCCCGACCCGCTACTGGCAGAGATTCTGAAGCAAGCAGCAGACTTGGAACAGGAGCACATCCTGCATACAAGTAGCAGTATGCCAAATATTAGCCAGGACATGAATTGTTTGACGGGGGCCAGTGGAGGCGACTTGAATCATGTGGCATCGTCCGAGGACCTGCAGCTGTTATCACAGCTAGAGCAGGTGATACAGGACCCGAACTTTAACATCGGATCTCTCCCCGGACTTGAGCAGGAACCCCAGCAGTCTGATGACCGGGCAGCCATCAGGAGAATTCAAAACCAGCTGATGAGTGAGGACCCCTTCCCAGCTGTTTCATCCATGGGACAAATGAACAACTTGGGACAAAACCTCTCCTCCCAGGCTTCTATCCCACAGCAGAACAACTATGGGATGAGCAGCAACCCACAGCACCCAATGTCCAGTCCGATAGGGGGTGGGGGCATGGACATGCAGTACCAGCATATGGCCAGTCAGCAGTCCCCCTTGCCCACTCAGGCTGGACCTCGCTTCCCCCAGGGGGCGCAAAAGTTCCTGCCCCAGGGTCCTCGCCACTCCAACCCACAAG GCGGGTCCTTAAACAGTGCCTTACAGAGCGGAGGTTCCCAGCAGCAGCAGAGGCCCATGGGATACCAGTCTATGGCAAGTCAAGTACGACAGTCGCTCCTACAGCAACAGAAGCTGAAGCAGCTCAGAGAGCGCCAGGCTGCTCAGCAACAGCAACGCCAGATGATGCATCGGCAACTCAGCCAGCAGTTCAACCAGAGATTTTCTCCG AGCATAGATAACAGCCCCATGCAGCCTTACACTGAGAATTTGAGTGAGCTTATGAACAGTGGGACGGTCCCTAATGTGACCCTACAG AGAAACCAGATCCCTGGCCCCATGTCACCCAGGTTTTCTGGGATGCAGCATCAGCAGCACCCGAGCCTGAGTCAGCTTATACGACCCGGCCCCTCCACCCCCAACTCTCAGATGTCACCTCACTTCAATCAGCAACAGAATCAATGGAACATGAGGCAACAGCAGGCTCAGCAACCAGCCATGCAGAGCCCCATCAGCAACAGTGTGCCCAAG TCAAACCCGATCTTGATGAATCGTCACCGCTCGTTTTCTGGAGGGACAATGACCACAAATAACCAAGGGGGTCACTTCCAGTTCCCTGACCAGATGGGGAACTCTGGGCAGATGGGTCTGCTCCAACAACAGCAGCAGCAGACGATGATGGCCCAGAACAGGATGATGAGACAGATGAGTCTACCCCCAG gtCATGCTTCCCCAAGGGCACCTGCTAGTCCCTTTGGGAACAGTCCAGACCCACTGTTGATGTCCCCTCATTCTTCGATATCCCCTCGCCAGAACCCCCAAACCAGTCAGGTCAGCCCGCCCTTCAATCACACGTCTTCATTGGCCAGCTCAGTCATGCCACCGTCGTCAATGGCAAACAGTCACCCCAACATGATCAGTCAGAACTATACAGATTTTGATCTACTAGACAG CAGTAAGAGTATGCCGATGCAGCAGAAGTCGACCTCTCAGTACGTGAAGGAGGAGCTGAGGAACATTTGTAATGCCCGGTCAGAGAAGCACCTCCAGCAGCAACAACAACAGCAGCAGCAGGGGATGTCCCAGGGGCTTCCCCCACCCCCGGTCTCCCAGACAACACCCTCCACCCCCCAGCCACCCACATCAGTGGAGTACAGTGAGCTCCCCAACTACATCATAGAGCAGA TAAGCGAGATGCAGCAGGAGCAGCAAGCTAAGacagattttaattttgatgattTCAAGGAAGCAGATGTTTTAGCTCTCAAAAGGAAAGAGGCCAGGGAAATCTACCAGCAGTTCCGACAACTCTCTGAGAAAACAGAGCCGG TGGTGCCAGAGAACCCTGAAATCAAGGCCTCAGCAGTGTTCCGCAGTCAGCTGATGACCCCCCACAATGCCAATGGTCCCCATCTACCACTGCCGGATGATCTGGCACGACTAAAGCCAGATCAAGTTCAAGTGGTTGCCAAGGAACCAAGG GGGAACATTGAAGACATCAAGCCTGCAGACCACAGTAAAAATAGCCTTCTGCAGCAGTTGCTCTCAGAATGA
- the LOC128155130 gene encoding nuclear receptor coactivator 2-like isoform X4: MLKHLLTSEKSGSKCLHERRRRDQENAYFEELAELISASVTDMSALSVKPEKSAILQESLNKIKQLKQEKASSDAVQQSQVSSSKPSVLPTEVLGPLLLEALDGFLFVVNSQGKIEFVSDNVTEYLQYSQDDLIGKSVYNIIHIGDHDQFNYSYLPMSLGSLIPWPSDSTVAKGRTFNCRMLVKPPYDENDDVETKQTYVSQYENLQISAISQPGEKFSDGAEHSEGLSCLVCIARRLSFNEKTNTMLGIEQFTTKQDINGKIISHDTSGIVRGHYSCPDFTGQNIQDFCHLNDVQTLSKHFQEVLKTKSNTSSVYRFKLQDNRYVFVQTRSQLYENGNNGDHSFIMSTHSIIRECDSDVELKGSASTSLMKSIIGQSNTSVPNNQREQNSVRGLPNNISPMAVLSAINQPFQNSLSQAIEDVGDQFDPSSNSWDFLDPPFPGNSGLGGAIPVSHNNNNGFSSGNSANLNSWNNMQPQMKMGNSQQQQHLVRNVLNMQPQPNSDKQRQLSLNFPRSNSYEGGGQKSPSFASSPRGNQYPPSSQRGMHGAMGMNSQRSPGSSMGQNPRMSPAAGVMNYPMQRTPPISSVSQNSWGRVHHSGGQFSAPQTPTSSMMSPPNDGHHQALQNLGGGISPSPRRSGEFTFPSSARPGKLSQLLSGSNLSSDLFKGNSTESVQSSTKDRPSGEGVVTKSPADSMHQSPQPGPGQSPPEKPQSTTNTDDSDKEAHRNVILKQLLSTDDDEEECNEAAPTEDTKGSDGKADMEKNEAEPKKPSNALLKKLLSDDGEKKDGKSRDRSRQTSGDLLQILLNEEESGSSPVIATAESTSHENDLFLRQRHQSGPQEPQSTTPSTSLPQPCLPPYSQEHHPATPVSAAPSEAGKKSDAIGDKALNSLLNCLWEKGDNDPLPKPSRKRKASGTDGSVDSTDMELGMSSQQQGKMGNNFRNKNVLLAQLLSKRTPSEAVVNTGRLLVSSDPCELPQSRFTVPEKQMNLRLIDSKRLSTEKEKENLKDSFQGFSNSSQYGSLDNSVKTSVGSSCASSMMSTVNTSSFNGISIPSSGTNVTSVSSEYDELQKILGFGSNNVTCDSMSNPVSGMDIDSSGTPDPLLAEILKQAADLEQEHILHTSSSMPNISQDMNCLTGASGGDLNHVASSEDLQLLSQLEQVIQDPNFNIGSLPGLEQEPQQSDDRAAIRRIQNQLMSEDPFPAVSSMGQMNNLGQNLSSQASIPQQNNYGMSSNPQHPMSSPIGGGGMDMQYQHMASQQSPLPTQAGPRFPQGAQKFLPQGPRHSNPQGGSLNSALQSGGSQQQQRPMGYQSMASQVRQSLLQQQKLKQLRERQAAQQQQRQMMHRQLSQQFNQRFSPSIDNSPMQPYTENLSELMNSGTVPNVTLQRNQIPGPMSPRFSGMQHQQHPSLSQLIRPGPSTPNSQMSPHFNQQQNQWNMRQQQAQQPAMQSPISNSVPKSNPILMNRHRSFSGGTMTTNNQGGHFQFPDQMGNSGQMGLLQQQQQQTMMAQNRMMRQMSLPPGHASPRAPASPFGNSPDPLLMSPHSSISPRQNPQTSQVSPPFNHTSSLASSVMPPSSMANSHPNMISQNYTDFDLLDSSKSMPMQQKSTSQYVKEELRNICNARSEKHLQQQQQQQQQGMSQGLPPPPVSQTTPSTPQPPTSVEYSELPNYIIEQISEMQQEQQAKTDFNFDDFKEADVLALKRKEAREIYQQFRQLSEKTEPVVPENPEIKASAVFRSQLMTPHNANGPHLPLPDDLARLKPDQVQVVAKEPRGNIEDIKPADHSKNSLLQQLLSE, encoded by the exons GCTCTGGACGGCTTTCTTTTTGTTGTCAACAGCCAGGGAAAGATTGAATTTGTTTCCGACAACGTTACAGAATATTTACAGTATTCCCAG gatgaTCTGATTGGAAAAAGTGTTTACAACATTATACATATCGGTGACCATGATCAATTCAACTACAGCTATCTTCCCATGTCATTGG GGAGTTTGATACCATGGCCCAGTGACTCCACAGTAGCAAAGGGAAGAACATTTAATTGTCGCATGCTCGTTAAACCCCCAT ATGATGAGAATGATGATGTAGAAACTAAACAGACTTACGTGTCACAGTATGAAAATCTTCAGATCTCAGCCATCTCACAACCCGGGGAAAAATTCTCAGATGGTGCTGAACACTCAG AAGGGCTATCATGCTTAGTGTGTATTGCACGTCGCCTTTCTTTCAACGAAAAGACAAATACAATGCTGGGGATTGAACAGTTTACAACAAAACAGGATATCAATGGAAAAATAATCTCTCACGATACCAG tGGAATTGTTCGAGGTCATTATTCATGCCCAGACTTTACTGGACAAAATATTCAAGATTTCTGTCACCTTAATGATGTTCAAacattgtcaaaacatttccaAGAAG TGCTGAAGACAAAAAGTAATACAAGTAGTGTGTACCGTTTTAAACTACAAGACAATCGATACGTATTTGTGCAAACACGTAGTCAGCTTTACGAAAACGGCAACAATGGAGACCATAGCTTTATCATGTCAACCCACTCCATCATACGAGAATGTGACTCCGACGTTGAGCTTAAAGGCTCTGCGTCCACAAGTTTAATGAAATCCATCATTGGACAGTCGAATACTTCGGTGCCCAATAACCAAAGAGAACAGAACTCTGTGCGTGGATTACCAAACAATATATCTCCAATGGCGGTGTTAAGTGCTATAAATCAACCTTTTCAGAACTCTCTGAGCCAGGCTATAGAGGATGTTGGGGATCAATTCGACCCCTCTTCCAACAGTTGGGACTTTTTAGATCCTCCGTTCCCTGGAAATTCTGGACTCGGTGGCGCTATTCCTGTTTCTCATAACAATAACAATGGATTCTCCTCAGGAAATTCAGCCAATCTTAATAGTTGGAATAACATGCAGCCACAAATGAAGATGGGAAACTCCCAACAACAGCAGCATCTGGTGCGAAATGTGTTAAACATGCAGCCACAGCCTAACTCTGACAAACAGAGGCAACTGTCGTTAAACTTTCCCAGAAGTAACTCTTATGAGGGAGGAGGTCAGAAAAGCCCTAGTTTTGCTTCCAGTCCTAGAGGTAATCAGTATCCTCCATCAAGTCAAAGGGGCATGCATGGTGCAATGGGCATGAATAGTCAGAGAAGCCCTGGGAGCAGCATGGGTCAGAACCCTCGCATGTCTCCAGCCGCTGGGGTAATGAACTACCCCATGCAGCGTACCCCGCCCATTTCTTCAG TGAGTCAGAACTCCTGGGGGCGTGTTCATCACAGTGGGGGACAGTTCTCGGCCCCACAGACACCAACTAGTAGCATGATGTCTCCTCCCAATGACGGTCACCATCAGGCCTTGCAGAACTTGGGGGGTGGAATTAGCCCCTCCCCAAGGAGGTCTGGAGAGTTCACATTTCCGTCGTCAGCACGGCCGGGAAAACTGAGTCAACTCTTGTCTGGGAGTAATCTTAGCTCGGACCTGTTCAAAGGGAACTCTACAGAGTCTGTCCAGTCCTCAACCAAGGACCGCCCAAGCGGTGAGGGCGTAGTGACAAAATCCCCGGCGGACAGCATGCATCAGTCACCGCAGCCTGGGCCAGGCCAGAGTCCCCCGGAGAAACCACAGAGCACTACGAACACGGATGACTCTGATAAAGAGGCCCACAGGAATGTGATCTTGAAGCAGCTGCTGAGCACGGACGATGACGAGGAGGAATGTAATGAGGCGGCTCCCACGGAGGACACAAAGGGGTCAGACGGCAAGGCCGACATGGAGAAAAATGAGGCCGAACCAAAGAAACCCTCAAACGCTCTGCTAAAG AAATTACTAAGTGATGATGGAGAGAAAAAAGATGGAAAATCTCGAGACCGCTCAAGACAGACCTCAGGAGATCTTCTGCAGATCCTTCTGAATGAAGAAGAAAGTGGTTCCTCTCCAGTCATCGCCACAGCT GAGAGCACTAGTCATGAGAATGATCTCTTCTTGCGCCAGAGACACCAATCTGGGCCCCAGGAGCCCCAGTCTACCACGCCATCTACCTCCCTCCCACAACCCTGTCTGCCTCCCTACTCCCAGGAGCACCATCCAGCCACACCCGTCAGTGCAGCGCCGAGTGAAGCCGGCAAAAAATCGGACGCCATTGGTGACAAGGCACTGAACTCTCTACTGAACTGTCTTTGGGAAAAAGGGGACAATGACCCCCTCCCGAAGCCCAGCAGAAAGAGAAAGGCTTCAGGCACGGACGGAAGTGTTGATAGTACGGACATGGAATTGGGCATGTCCAGTCAACAGCAGGGGAAGATGGGTAATAACTTTAGAAACAAGAATGTGTTACTTGCTCAGTTGTTGTCAAAGCGGACACCCAGTGAAGCGGTGGTGAACACTGGCCGTCTATTGGTGAGTAGTGATCCCTGTGAGTTGCCGCAAAGTCGCTTCACTGTTCCAGAGAAACAAATGAACTTAAGACTTATTGATTCAAAACGTTTGTCAACggaaaaagaaaaggaaaaccTGAAAGATAGTTTTCAGGGATTTTCTAATTCTAGCCAGTATGGGAGTTTGGACAATTCAGTTAAAACTAGTGTGGGAAGCAGCTGTGCATCCAGCATGATGAGCACTGTGAACACTAGTTCATTCAATGGAATTAGTATACCAAGTTCTGGCACTAATGTAACTTCTGTGTCTAGTGAATATGATGAACTCCAGAAGATTCTGGGATTTGGGTCCAACAATGTGACTTGTGATTCAATGAGTAACCCAGTATCAGGGATGGATATAGATTCCTCAGGGACCCCCGACCCGCTACTGGCAGAGATTCTGAAGCAAGCAGCAGACTTGGAACAGGAGCACATCCTGCATACAAGTAGCAGTATGCCAAATATTAGCCAGGACATGAATTGTTTGACGGGGGCCAGTGGAGGCGACTTGAATCATGTGGCATCGTCCGAGGACCTGCAGCTGTTATCACAGCTAGAGCAGGTGATACAGGACCCGAACTTTAACATCGGATCTCTCCCCGGACTTGAGCAGGAACCCCAGCAGTCTGATGACCGGGCAGCCATCAGGAGAATTCAAAACCAGCTGATGAGTGAGGACCCCTTCCCAGCTGTTTCATCCATGGGACAAATGAACAACTTGGGACAAAACCTCTCCTCCCAGGCTTCTATCCCACAGCAGAACAACTATGGGATGAGCAGCAACCCACAGCACCCAATGTCCAGTCCGATAGGGGGTGGGGGCATGGACATGCAGTACCAGCATATGGCCAGTCAGCAGTCCCCCTTGCCCACTCAGGCTGGACCTCGCTTCCCCCAGGGGGCGCAAAAGTTCCTGCCCCAGGGTCCTCGCCACTCCAACCCACAAG GCGGGTCCTTAAACAGTGCCTTACAGAGCGGAGGTTCCCAGCAGCAGCAGAGGCCCATGGGATACCAGTCTATGGCAAGTCAAGTACGACAGTCGCTCCTACAGCAACAGAAGCTGAAGCAGCTCAGAGAGCGCCAGGCTGCTCAGCAACAGCAACGCCAGATGATGCATCGGCAACTCAGCCAGCAGTTCAACCAGAGATTTTCTCCG AGCATAGATAACAGCCCCATGCAGCCTTACACTGAGAATTTGAGTGAGCTTATGAACAGTGGGACGGTCCCTAATGTGACCCTACAG AGAAACCAGATCCCTGGCCCCATGTCACCCAGGTTTTCTGGGATGCAGCATCAGCAGCACCCGAGCCTGAGTCAGCTTATACGACCCGGCCCCTCCACCCCCAACTCTCAGATGTCACCTCACTTCAATCAGCAACAGAATCAATGGAACATGAGGCAACAGCAGGCTCAGCAACCAGCCATGCAGAGCCCCATCAGCAACAGTGTGCCCAAG TCAAACCCGATCTTGATGAATCGTCACCGCTCGTTTTCTGGAGGGACAATGACCACAAATAACCAAGGGGGTCACTTCCAGTTCCCTGACCAGATGGGGAACTCTGGGCAGATGGGTCTGCTCCAACAACAGCAGCAGCAGACGATGATGGCCCAGAACAGGATGATGAGACAGATGAGTCTACCCCCAG gtCATGCTTCCCCAAGGGCACCTGCTAGTCCCTTTGGGAACAGTCCAGACCCACTGTTGATGTCCCCTCATTCTTCGATATCCCCTCGCCAGAACCCCCAAACCAGTCAGGTCAGCCCGCCCTTCAATCACACGTCTTCATTGGCCAGCTCAGTCATGCCACCGTCGTCAATGGCAAACAGTCACCCCAACATGATCAGTCAGAACTATACAGATTTTGATCTACTAGACAG CAGTAAGAGTATGCCGATGCAGCAGAAGTCGACCTCTCAGTACGTGAAGGAGGAGCTGAGGAACATTTGTAATGCCCGGTCAGAGAAGCACCTCCAGCAGCAACAACAACAGCAGCAGCAGGGGATGTCCCAGGGGCTTCCCCCACCCCCGGTCTCCCAGACAACACCCTCCACCCCCCAGCCACCCACATCAGTGGAGTACAGTGAGCTCCCCAACTACATCATAGAGCAGA TAAGCGAGATGCAGCAGGAGCAGCAAGCTAAGacagattttaattttgatgattTCAAGGAAGCAGATGTTTTAGCTCTCAAAAGGAAAGAGGCCAGGGAAATCTACCAGCAGTTCCGACAACTCTCTGAGAAAACAGAGCCGG TGGTGCCAGAGAACCCTGAAATCAAGGCCTCAGCAGTGTTCCGCAGTCAGCTGATGACCCCCCACAATGCCAATGGTCCCCATCTACCACTGCCGGATGATCTGGCACGACTAAAGCCAGATCAAGTTCAAGTGGTTGCCAAGGAACCAAGG GGGAACATTGAAGACATCAAGCCTGCAGACCACAGTAAAAATAGCCTTCTGCAGCAGTTGCTCTCAGAATGA